One window of Treponema denticola genomic DNA carries:
- a CDS encoding type II toxin-antitoxin system RelB/DinJ family antitoxin: MKTAVLQTRIDKTLKQDADAFFESIGMDTTTAIRIFLKQTLIQRKIPFEIVQDNSFYSEKNIKALEHSKTQMETGQHSIRELVEV, translated from the coding sequence ATGAAAACAGCAGTTTTACAGACACGGATAGATAAAACTCTAAAACAGGATGCGGATGCTTTTTTTGAATCAATAGGAATGGATACTACAACTGCAATACGTATATTTTTAAAACAAACTTTAATACAGCGTAAAATTCCATTTGAAATTGTTCAAGATAATTCTTTTTATTCGGAAAAAAATATAAAAGCTTTGGAACATTCTAAAACTCAAATGGAAACAGGGCAGCATTCAATTCGTGAACTTGTTGAGGTGTAG
- the lipA gene encoding lipoyl synthase — protein sequence MTCNQRKPDWLKIKLPTGELSQEVSNTIKIHKLNTICTSGKCPNQGECWRCGTATFMICGNICTRACKFCNVPTGCPLPLNPNEPMEIAQSVEALKLKHVVLTSVDRDDIKDFGASHWVKVIRAVKQKTPNVTMEVLIPDFQGHEDLVSMIIEAKPEVISHNLETVRRLSPHVRSRATYDTSLKVLKQIADSGLVCKSGIMLGLGETRDEILETMDDLRKINCKVMTIGQYLRPSVKNIEVKEYVRPEVFEEYKQIGLEKGFSFVESGPLVRSSYHAEKHVLS from the coding sequence ATGACTTGTAATCAAAGAAAACCTGATTGGTTAAAAATAAAACTTCCTACCGGAGAACTTTCACAGGAAGTATCGAATACAATAAAAATACATAAATTAAATACTATATGTACCAGCGGTAAATGTCCCAATCAGGGAGAATGTTGGAGGTGCGGAACTGCAACATTTATGATTTGCGGAAATATCTGTACGCGGGCATGTAAATTCTGCAATGTGCCTACCGGTTGCCCCTTGCCCCTAAATCCTAATGAGCCGATGGAAATAGCTCAATCGGTTGAAGCTTTAAAATTAAAACATGTAGTTTTAACCTCGGTAGATAGGGACGATATAAAAGATTTTGGAGCTTCCCACTGGGTAAAGGTTATAAGAGCCGTAAAACAAAAAACACCGAATGTTACAATGGAAGTTTTAATTCCCGATTTTCAAGGCCATGAAGATTTGGTATCGATGATTATTGAAGCAAAACCGGAGGTAATTTCTCATAATCTTGAAACGGTACGCAGGCTTTCTCCCCATGTCAGAAGCAGGGCTACGTATGACACCTCTCTCAAAGTTTTAAAACAAATTGCAGACTCCGGCTTGGTATGCAAATCCGGTATTATGTTGGGGCTTGGTGAAACAAGGGATGAAATTTTAGAAACGATGGACGATTTACGCAAAATAAACTGCAAAGTTATGACCATAGGCCAATACCTTAGACCCTCTGTAAAAAATATTGAGGTTAAAGAATATGTAAGGCCTGAAGTCTTTGAAGAATATAAACAAATAGGCTTGGAAAAAGGCTTTTCTTTTGTGGAAAGCGGTCCCCTTGTTCGTTCCAGTTATCATGCCGAAAAACATGTGTTGAGCTAA
- the miaB gene encoding tRNA (N6-isopentenyl adenosine(37)-C2)-methylthiotransferase MiaB, with protein MTYFFETYGCQMNQAESSSMEQILLEKGWTNSSDVEHCDLLIINTCSVRITAENRVLGRLGHFSGLKKKRKFFVLLIGCMAERLYTEIQKEFPLIDYVVGMFERNLLPQIFDEIKARLKDDNYMAEFTHNNIEEKPVSGYYFAPLSHSPKSFQSYVPIMNGCNNFCTYCIVPYVRGREVSRPVNEILQEITELSSRGVREITLLGQNVNSYKGEDGEGRVIDFPKLLSLIAKEADKTDIIRWIRFMSSHPKDMSDALIDTIAAEKRLCKLVHLPVQHGSDTILKRMNRVYTVEHYKNRIKRLKETIPDIALSTDILMGFPGETEDDVKATLDLMQEIEFDSAFMYHYNPREGTKAFNYPDRIPEEIKIERLGRVIDLQLKITAKKMKAKLGKKVDILVESHSRNEKSELFGHTEQGEMTVIQGNPPESLIGNFAHAELKELKGKTFRANLR; from the coding sequence ATGACTTACTTTTTTGAAACATACGGCTGTCAGATGAATCAGGCTGAATCATCCTCAATGGAACAGATTCTGCTCGAAAAGGGGTGGACGAATTCCTCCGATGTCGAACACTGCGATTTACTTATAATAAATACTTGTTCCGTACGCATAACTGCCGAAAACAGGGTTCTCGGAAGGCTGGGGCATTTTTCAGGCTTGAAAAAAAAGCGGAAATTTTTTGTGCTTTTAATAGGCTGTATGGCTGAAAGGCTTTATACAGAAATACAAAAAGAATTCCCGCTCATCGATTATGTTGTCGGAATGTTTGAACGCAATCTTCTTCCTCAAATTTTTGATGAAATTAAAGCCCGCCTTAAAGATGATAATTATATGGCGGAGTTTACTCATAACAATATCGAAGAAAAACCAGTATCGGGTTATTATTTTGCGCCTCTTTCTCATTCGCCGAAGTCCTTTCAAAGCTATGTGCCCATTATGAACGGCTGCAATAATTTTTGCACTTATTGTATTGTGCCCTATGTTCGGGGCAGGGAAGTGTCGCGTCCCGTAAATGAAATATTGCAAGAAATTACCGAGCTTTCATCAAGGGGGGTAAGGGAAATTACCTTGCTCGGCCAAAATGTAAATTCCTATAAAGGAGAAGACGGGGAGGGGAGGGTAATCGATTTTCCAAAACTTTTAAGTCTTATAGCGAAAGAAGCGGATAAAACCGATATTATAAGATGGATACGCTTTATGTCGAGTCATCCTAAGGATATGTCCGATGCCTTAATCGACACAATCGCTGCCGAAAAAAGACTTTGCAAACTTGTTCATCTTCCGGTTCAGCACGGCTCCGATACAATTTTAAAAAGAATGAACAGGGTTTACACGGTTGAACATTATAAGAACAGAATAAAACGCCTAAAAGAAACCATACCCGATATAGCCTTGAGTACCGATATTCTGATGGGCTTCCCCGGTGAAACCGAAGATGATGTAAAGGCTACATTGGATTTGATGCAGGAAATAGAATTCGATTCGGCCTTTATGTATCATTATAATCCGCGTGAAGGAACAAAGGCTTTTAATTATCCTGACAGGATTCCTGAAGAAATAAAAATAGAAAGATTGGGCCGTGTAATCGACTTACAGCTAAAAATTACGGCAAAAAAAATGAAGGCTAAGCTCGGCAAAAAGGTAGACATCTTGGTTGAATCCCATTCGAGAAATGAAAAGTCTGAACTTTTCGGGCACACCGAACAAGGAGAGATGACCGTAATTCAGGGCAATCCTCCCGAATCCTTAATCGGAAATTTTGCCCATGCAGAACTAAAAGAACTAAAAGGAAAAACATTTAGAGCAAATCTTAGATAA
- a CDS encoding metallophosphoesterase gives MNSLEYFNKGIFASPEALEKLKSAEKARLILISDTHGNVDTIIDILGREGKKSDAVLFSGDGLADFLNYITISQYEKELMECMPPVAALVMGNCDSKKYVLNLDARKTGADFGFKKNPEQHLEFFEFIFLEACHKKILLTHGHEFYVDFELNTLLNFARQQDCSLAVFGHTHVPLIKEANGIFLVNPGSVSRPRMGSNKSYGILTMSKDKKPSMEFKNL, from the coding sequence GTGAACTCTTTGGAGTACTTTAATAAAGGGATTTTTGCATCTCCTGAAGCTCTTGAAAAACTAAAATCTGCCGAAAAAGCACGCCTTATTTTAATTTCGGACACACACGGTAATGTAGATACTATAATCGATATTTTGGGCCGCGAGGGAAAAAAATCCGATGCTGTTTTATTTTCAGGAGACGGCCTTGCAGATTTTTTAAATTATATAACGATTTCGCAATATGAAAAAGAGCTGATGGAATGTATGCCTCCTGTAGCAGCTCTCGTTATGGGAAATTGCGATTCAAAAAAATATGTTCTAAATTTAGATGCAAGAAAAACGGGAGCGGATTTCGGCTTTAAAAAAAATCCCGAACAGCATTTGGAATTTTTTGAATTTATCTTTTTAGAGGCTTGCCATAAAAAGATTCTTTTAACTCACGGGCATGAGTTCTATGTAGATTTTGAATTAAACACCCTTTTAAATTTTGCACGGCAGCAAGACTGCTCGCTTGCAGTTTTCGGCCATACCCACGTACCATTGATTAAAGAAGCAAACGGGATATTTTTGGTAAACCCCGGTTCGGTCTCAAGACCGCGAATGGGTTCAAATAAGAGTTATGGAATTTTAACGATGAGCAAAGATAAAAAGCCGTCAATGGAATTTAAAAATTTATAA
- a CDS encoding NFACT RNA binding domain-containing protein encodes MSLNNKEIDLILEELKLEGYFIQKIIQPSYTALVFYLYKDKPLTLFISLDAGACRLHSTHKKIPKFDKPMRFMELLKSRIKGGKILKAEQLNEDRIIRLNIASGAGGFFLYLRLWSGAANIVLTDENNLIIDAFYRRPKKGEISGGTWLTPEPQKSKKQDYCVREYDKTKTFNEAVEEWYINNAPKVSKEALLDEAENLYGTKILKIEKALSKLKTKREEFLNAQSLKNAGDLLFSNLHLIKKGMKFIELEDYTKNGAKINITLDPLKTPQENANLYYEKYKKAVSGLEALEEDIISAEKEIEKLKEKIEKIKTEENPYLIQKILQKEKIPVQQKAKNTKTAPGLKFFSEGWTILVGRTAAENDELLRHFVKGADLWLHTRDYAGGYVFIKARAGKSIPLSVLIKAGNLAVFYSKARKNGQADLYTTQVKHLRRAKNAPKGTVLPSHEKNLSIKLDEKILKELEEEKISAL; translated from the coding sequence ATGTCCTTAAACAATAAAGAAATAGATCTAATTCTTGAAGAGCTGAAATTAGAGGGCTATTTTATTCAAAAAATAATTCAGCCCTCTTATACAGCCTTGGTCTTTTATTTATATAAGGATAAGCCTCTTACTCTTTTTATTTCTCTTGATGCCGGAGCATGCCGGCTTCATTCTACACATAAAAAAATTCCTAAATTCGATAAGCCTATGCGTTTTATGGAGCTTTTAAAATCCAGAATCAAGGGCGGAAAAATCCTAAAAGCGGAACAACTCAACGAAGACAGAATTATACGCCTTAATATTGCAAGCGGAGCAGGGGGCTTTTTTTTATATTTAAGGCTGTGGAGCGGGGCTGCAAACATAGTTTTAACCGATGAAAATAACCTTATAATCGATGCTTTTTACCGACGGCCCAAGAAGGGTGAAATATCAGGCGGAACTTGGCTGACTCCCGAACCTCAAAAAAGTAAAAAACAAGATTATTGCGTACGCGAGTATGACAAAACAAAAACTTTTAATGAGGCTGTAGAAGAATGGTATATTAATAATGCTCCAAAGGTTTCAAAAGAAGCCCTGCTGGACGAAGCCGAAAACCTTTACGGAACTAAAATATTAAAAATCGAAAAAGCTCTATCAAAACTTAAAACAAAAAGGGAAGAATTTTTAAATGCTCAAAGTTTAAAAAATGCAGGGGATTTGCTTTTTTCAAACCTTCATCTGATAAAAAAAGGAATGAAATTTATAGAACTTGAAGATTACACAAAAAACGGTGCAAAAATAAATATTACTTTGGATCCTCTAAAAACACCCCAAGAAAATGCAAATCTCTATTACGAAAAATATAAAAAAGCCGTTTCTGGTTTAGAGGCTTTAGAAGAAGATATTATATCGGCCGAAAAAGAAATAGAAAAACTAAAAGAAAAAATAGAAAAAATTAAAACGGAAGAAAACCCTTATTTAATTCAAAAAATTCTTCAAAAAGAAAAAATTCCGGTTCAGCAAAAAGCAAAAAATACGAAAACCGCTCCGGGCTTAAAATTCTTTTCGGAAGGGTGGACTATTTTAGTAGGCCGAACGGCAGCCGAAAATGATGAGCTTCTGCGTCATTTTGTTAAGGGTGCAGACCTTTGGCTTCACACAAGGGATTATGCAGGCGGGTATGTTTTTATAAAGGCTAGGGCAGGGAAGAGTATACCTTTGTCTGTTTTGATTAAGGCCGGAAACCTCGCAGTCTTTTATTCAAAGGCGAGAAAAAACGGACAAGCAGATTTGTATACCACTCAGGTAAAACATTTACGCAGAGCAAAAAACGCCCCCAAAGGAACAGTTCTTCCGTCCCACGAAAAAAATCTTTCAATAAAACTGGATGAAAAAATCTTAAAAGAATTGGAAGAAGAAAAAATATCGGCCTTATAA
- a CDS encoding TIGR03545 family protein, with amino-acid sequence MTDKNNESLQKDEIKAAKRAAKEAKKLEKVKKLFKKRYTKRSLNRKIYKKIFIPADKDFIQGFIVSSIDEKTNKEYFEFDKTKINDKTQLKRINKIALEIGRQKGRVNFPAVLGALACVFAVLFFVYIFRNVLAKKIVVGGSEAAFGAKCEVSLVDFDLFNTRFRIQGYKVANKKEPMRNLFEIQNIDFYFNLLELSRGKFVAENMAIEGFTWNTERTTSGALPPKKQKPVDPNKKPNPITELINAELKKVQSQVSVDSGLKAVQDQIDPRKILEREKAAFKTPEITEKIINSVDPMAQKWIKTKDDVEKQVVDTIESVQKLMAIDINNINDVKQLQELIEIIQKVVKTGQDDFDLANRLFNDVQNDINDVDRLAREAGESIKSDLNRLNKIAGQIKSINIDTGKKLVADLINTFIVNTLGTYYPYFVQGMELLQNSQKQPKQEKELTLAQKSKAMERLPGKTFIFGKDSVPTFLIRNISLSGHHPEKDVFEIGGRAKAITNDYDKLGIPLTINLNAAHGKLKETAEGIIDLRSYTNELVDTDFTFEGLDMDIPSPADAVPSLTGILKTGGGVKVSKNKDVVINANMEIMKSVLTVQKFEPAFVFEIYQNILSDIKKINVKTTLTINKGENFTLDIDTDVDNQIAAALKKEFARQVEKVKAELLKQGQKWLDEQKETYKKEIDTFMSAANKAKKLLNDVKNYEKILDKKKAEAEKRIKDIAAGKIKEAQNEVKKEAENKVKDLLKGFGF; translated from the coding sequence ATGACGGATAAAAATAACGAATCATTGCAAAAAGATGAAATAAAAGCAGCCAAAAGGGCCGCTAAAGAAGCTAAAAAACTTGAAAAGGTAAAAAAACTTTTTAAAAAACGTTATACAAAAAGATCTCTTAATCGAAAAATCTATAAAAAGATTTTCATACCGGCAGATAAAGATTTTATCCAAGGTTTTATAGTTTCAAGTATCGATGAAAAAACAAACAAAGAGTATTTCGAATTCGATAAAACAAAGATAAACGATAAAACCCAATTAAAACGAATAAACAAAATAGCTTTGGAAATAGGCAGACAAAAGGGAAGGGTAAATTTTCCGGCAGTACTGGGTGCTTTAGCCTGCGTTTTTGCCGTTCTATTCTTTGTATATATTTTTAGAAATGTATTGGCAAAAAAAATTGTAGTCGGAGGCTCCGAAGCTGCCTTCGGTGCAAAATGTGAGGTAAGCCTTGTAGACTTCGACTTGTTTAACACTAGGTTTAGAATCCAAGGATATAAGGTTGCAAATAAAAAAGAGCCCATGCGTAATTTATTTGAGATCCAAAATATAGACTTTTATTTTAACCTTTTGGAATTAAGCCGAGGAAAATTTGTTGCAGAAAATATGGCGATTGAAGGTTTTACATGGAATACCGAAAGAACAACTTCCGGAGCCTTGCCTCCAAAAAAACAAAAACCTGTAGATCCCAACAAGAAGCCTAACCCCATAACGGAACTTATCAATGCTGAACTTAAAAAAGTGCAATCCCAAGTATCCGTTGACAGCGGTTTAAAAGCCGTTCAAGATCAAATAGATCCTCGAAAAATTCTTGAACGCGAAAAAGCCGCTTTTAAAACTCCGGAAATTACAGAGAAAATTATAAATTCCGTAGATCCGATGGCTCAAAAATGGATTAAGACTAAGGACGATGTAGAAAAACAGGTTGTAGACACCATTGAGTCTGTTCAAAAACTAATGGCCATAGACATAAATAATATTAATGATGTAAAACAACTTCAAGAATTAATCGAAATTATTCAAAAAGTAGTTAAAACAGGGCAGGATGATTTTGATTTGGCAAACCGTCTTTTTAATGATGTTCAAAACGATATAAATGATGTTGACCGGCTGGCACGGGAAGCAGGCGAGTCAATTAAAAGTGACTTAAACCGCCTAAACAAAATTGCAGGGCAAATAAAATCTATCAATATCGATACCGGTAAAAAACTGGTTGCCGATCTTATAAACACTTTTATAGTAAATACTCTTGGTACATATTATCCTTATTTTGTTCAAGGAATGGAGCTTCTACAAAACTCTCAAAAACAACCTAAACAAGAAAAGGAACTTACATTGGCTCAAAAATCGAAAGCTATGGAACGTCTTCCCGGAAAAACCTTTATCTTCGGAAAAGACTCGGTTCCGACTTTCTTAATAAGGAATATTTCTCTTTCAGGTCATCATCCCGAAAAGGATGTTTTTGAAATCGGAGGAAGAGCTAAGGCCATAACTAATGATTACGATAAACTCGGTATTCCTCTTACAATTAATTTAAATGCAGCCCACGGAAAATTAAAAGAAACTGCAGAGGGTATAATCGATTTACGCTCCTATACCAATGAGCTTGTCGATACCGATTTTACATTTGAAGGCTTGGATATGGATATTCCTTCGCCGGCAGATGCCGTTCCTTCTCTTACAGGTATCTTAAAAACCGGAGGCGGTGTAAAGGTTTCTAAAAATAAGGATGTAGTCATCAATGCAAATATGGAAATCATGAAAAGCGTTCTTACCGTTCAAAAATTTGAACCGGCCTTTGTTTTTGAAATCTACCAAAACATTCTATCAGATATAAAAAAGATAAACGTAAAAACAACTCTTACAATCAATAAGGGAGAAAATTTTACACTTGATATCGATACGGATGTAGATAATCAGATAGCGGCAGCCTTAAAAAAAGAATTTGCCCGTCAAGTTGAAAAAGTAAAAGCAGAACTTTTAAAGCAAGGACAAAAATGGCTTGATGAGCAAAAAGAAACTTATAAAAAAGAAATTGACACCTTTATGTCGGCAGCAAATAAGGCTAAAAAACTTCTTAATGACGTAAAAAATTATGAAAAAATCTTAGACAAAAAGAAAGCTGAAGCCGAAAAACGTATAAAAGATATTGCCGCAGGAAAAATAAAAGAAGCACAAAACGAGGTAAAAAAAGAAGCTGAAAACAAGGTAAAAGATCTTTTAAAAGGATTCGGGTTTTAA
- a CDS encoding DUF2062 domain-containing protein: protein MIKYVTSFFRAINANAHPGDIAHAVALGLFLAILPKNNLTFTFLFFLSIFIRINKGAFFISFILFGFVTPFMDVLINNIGFWAVQLPFLRPIFIALENIPFVALFKLSNTMVLGGIIWGLILYTPVYILTRIIVAKYRKYMQPAVNVKGVGLLGKIPLLRHLTKISDIKDNF from the coding sequence ATGATAAAATATGTAACTTCATTTTTTAGAGCCATTAATGCAAATGCTCATCCGGGTGATATAGCTCATGCCGTTGCATTAGGCCTCTTTTTGGCAATATTACCTAAAAATAATTTAACATTTACGTTTTTGTTTTTTTTGTCTATTTTTATCCGCATAAATAAAGGAGCTTTTTTTATATCTTTTATTTTATTCGGGTTTGTAACCCCATTTATGGATGTACTAATAAACAATATAGGTTTTTGGGCTGTTCAACTGCCATTTTTACGCCCCATCTTTATCGCTTTAGAAAACATTCCTTTTGTAGCTCTTTTTAAGCTTTCAAACACAATGGTCTTAGGAGGCATAATTTGGGGACTTATACTGTATACTCCTGTATACATCTTAACAAGAATTATAGTAGCAAAATATAGAAAATATATGCAGCCTGCTGTAAATGTAAAGGGTGTCGGCCTTTTAGGTAAGATACCGCTTCTTCGCCACTTAACAAAAATATCTGATATAAAGGACAATTTTTAA
- the glgA gene encoding glycogen synthase GlgA yields the protein MKIMMVTSELVPFAKVGGLADAVTALSIALAEKGHDVRVIIPRYYKIDRKNLKQIPGAMAVHLGPYEHWVGVYESNLPSSKVKVYFIDHEQTFGRDGVYGSSFEPDFSDNTKRFSLLAHAAFQVCRKQAWIPDVIQAHDWAAGLVPVLLRFTEKNTEFKNTASVFTIHNMGYQGVYSKHTFPDTGLDWNDFYATGFEDWDRINFLKAALASSDMLTTVSPSYAEEIKRPEFGFRMDGILRYREKELTGILNGVDTSIWNPSKDEYIPYRYNSKTLEEKEKNKAVLQERFGLEINASVPVFGMISRLVDQKGISELFGPMYGSAFKICSDIKLQMVVLGAGESWCEKELNFLSQRLPNFRCYIGYNEELSHLIEAGSDFFLMPSRYEPCGLNQMYSLLYGTLPIVRKTGGLADTVENYNEETGEGTGFVLDYLSPQSIYDTVGWAAYAWYNKKDHIKKMRTKAMSKKFGWNIAAEKYLKVYADAIEKKASML from the coding sequence ATGAAAATAATGATGGTTACAAGCGAACTTGTTCCTTTTGCAAAAGTAGGAGGCTTGGCTGATGCCGTTACAGCTTTATCAATAGCTCTTGCAGAAAAAGGCCATGATGTAAGAGTCATAATACCTCGCTATTATAAAATCGATCGAAAAAACTTAAAACAAATTCCGGGGGCTATGGCCGTTCATCTGGGGCCTTATGAACACTGGGTAGGCGTTTATGAGTCGAACCTGCCTTCTTCAAAGGTAAAGGTTTATTTTATAGACCATGAACAAACCTTCGGCAGGGATGGCGTTTACGGTTCATCTTTTGAGCCTGATTTTTCCGATAACACGAAAAGATTTTCTCTTTTAGCCCATGCCGCTTTTCAAGTTTGCCGAAAACAGGCGTGGATTCCCGATGTTATACAGGCGCATGATTGGGCTGCGGGCTTGGTTCCCGTACTTTTACGCTTTACCGAAAAAAATACTGAATTTAAAAATACGGCAAGTGTTTTTACCATTCATAATATGGGTTACCAAGGTGTTTATTCAAAGCATACCTTTCCCGACACAGGCCTTGATTGGAACGACTTTTATGCTACAGGCTTTGAAGACTGGGATAGAATAAACTTTTTAAAAGCAGCCCTTGCTTCCTCCGATATGCTTACAACCGTTTCTCCTTCTTATGCGGAAGAAATTAAACGCCCGGAATTCGGCTTTAGGATGGACGGTATTTTGCGTTACAGAGAAAAAGAACTGACAGGAATTTTAAACGGGGTAGATACCTCAATATGGAATCCGTCAAAAGACGAGTATATTCCTTACCGATATAATTCTAAAACCCTTGAAGAAAAAGAAAAAAATAAGGCTGTTTTACAGGAAAGATTCGGTCTCGAAATAAATGCTTCAGTTCCGGTATTCGGCATGATAAGCCGATTGGTTGATCAAAAGGGGATTTCAGAACTTTTCGGGCCCATGTACGGTTCGGCTTTTAAGATATGTTCCGATATAAAGCTTCAAATGGTTGTTTTAGGTGCGGGGGAATCTTGGTGCGAAAAAGAACTCAATTTTCTTTCACAAAGGCTTCCTAATTTTAGATGTTATATAGGGTATAATGAAGAATTAAGCCATCTAATCGAAGCCGGAAGCGACTTTTTCTTGATGCCGTCAAGATATGAACCATGCGGTCTAAACCAAATGTATTCCCTCCTTTACGGAACCTTGCCCATAGTCCGAAAGACGGGAGGGCTCGCAGATACGGTAGAAAACTATAATGAAGAAACAGGCGAGGGTACGGGTTTTGTGCTTGACTATTTAAGTCCTCAAAGTATTTACGATACTGTAGGCTGGGCAGCTTATGCATGGTATAATAAAAAAGATCATATAAAAAAGATGAGAACCAAGGCCATGAGTAAAAAATTCGGATGGAATATAGCCGCGGAAAAATATTTAAAAGTATATGCCGATGCTATTGAAAAAAAAGCTTCCATGTTATAG
- a CDS encoding SIMPL domain-containing protein, translated as MKDSIIKGIKLIGVLCIGFVLFGACSPQASEKRFVSVTGRSSISKSPDQVSISFSVFSKDRDLSAAKKKNDAAILKLKELFEKYKIEQKNISIERVNITPRYRYRDNGDEYFDSYEVVQNIAVLLTKIEDYEVFLTDLLNTGVDRIYNVGFSVADMRKLMDEARVEAVKAAEEKALLLCKAAPNGGKPLSLGKIISISEEPTGIFQRNYYNYAAQNMKEAADYEAAGGNFSPMGQIEVSAEISVVFELE; from the coding sequence ATGAAAGATTCTATTATTAAGGGCATAAAACTTATCGGCGTTTTATGTATCGGTTTTGTTTTATTTGGAGCATGCAGTCCTCAAGCAAGTGAAAAGCGTTTTGTAAGCGTTACAGGACGATCTTCTATTTCCAAATCTCCTGATCAGGTTTCAATTTCGTTTTCGGTTTTTTCTAAGGATAGGGACTTATCTGCGGCAAAAAAGAAAAATGATGCTGCAATTTTAAAATTAAAAGAACTTTTTGAAAAATATAAAATCGAACAAAAAAATATAAGTATTGAACGCGTAAATATTACCCCTCGCTACAGATATAGAGACAACGGTGATGAATATTTTGACAGCTATGAAGTGGTACAAAACATAGCCGTTCTTCTTACAAAGATTGAAGACTACGAAGTCTTTTTAACCGACCTTTTAAATACTGGAGTCGATAGAATCTATAATGTAGGTTTTTCGGTTGCCGATATGAGAAAGCTTATGGACGAAGCAAGGGTAGAGGCCGTAAAAGCAGCTGAAGAAAAAGCTCTCCTTCTTTGTAAGGCAGCCCCCAACGGCGGAAAACCTCTTTCTTTGGGAAAAATAATCAGCATAAGCGAGGAACCTACAGGTATATTCCAACGAAACTATTATAATTATGCTGCCCAAAATATGAAAGAAGCCGCCGATTATGAGGCAGCAGGCGGAAATTTTTCTCCCATGGGACAGATTGAAGTTTCTGCAGAAATAAGCGTTGTCTTTGAATTGGAATAG